A window of Plantibacter sp. PA-3-X8 genomic DNA:
GACACGAGGGCGTCCTGGAGGACGAGTCCGATGCGACGCCCGCGCAGGCGTCGCCAGGCCGATGCTCCGAGTCCGCGGAGGTCGGTGCCGTCGAAGTCGAGTCGAGTGGCCGTCACCCGCGCAGATGCGCCGGCGAGGCCCAGGAGCGATCTGGCGGTCACGCTCTTGCCGGAGCCCGACTCGCCGACGATCGCGACGCAGGTGCCGCGCTCGACCTGGAAGGAGACGCCGGAGACGACGGCGTCCCCGCTGTCGAATCCGACCGTCAGTGCTTCCACCTGGAGCAGTGGACTGGTGTCGCTCATCGGCCATCCTCCCGAGATCGGCGCTGGAGACCCCGGCCGAGGACCGTGGTGGACAGGGCGGTCGCGACGATCATCAGACCCGGGAACGCCGTGAGCCACCACGCCGTCGCGAGGTAGGTTCGTGCTGCGGCGAGCATGGCACCCCATTCCGGCGCGGGTGGTTGCGCCCCGAGCCCGAGGTAGCTCAGGGCGGACGCCCAGACGACCGCCTGTCCGATGCCGAGGGTCGCGAGGACGAACAGCGGGGCGACGGCGTTCGGGAGGATGTGTCGGAACAGGATCCGGGCCGGCCCGTGCCCGAGCACTCGCGCGGCCTCGACGAAGTCGGAGGAGCGGACCTGGAGCAGCTGACCGCGGATGAGGCGCGCATAGCCCGGCGCCGTCGACAGGCCGACCGCGATCGTCGCCGTGACGGGACCGGGCCCCGCGATGACGATCACGAGGAGCGCGAGCAACAGGCCGGGGAACGCGAAGAGCACTTCGAGGACGCGTCCTACGGCGAAGTCCGCGATCCGCCCGCCGACTGCGGCGATCGTCGCGAGGACTGCTCCGAGGATCAGTCCGATGGCCGTCGCGGCGACGCCGATGAGGAGCGAGGTCCCCGCACCGTGCACGACCCGGCTCCAGACGTCACGGCCGGACTCGTCCGTGCCGAACCAGTGCGTGAGGGAGGGCGGCGAGAACGCGGCCCGCGGGTCGACCGCCGTCGGTGACGCTGTCGCGAACAGCTGGGGGGCGAGCGCACAGCCGAGCAGGAACAGCACCACTACAGCAGCGACGATCTCGGGTGCGCCGAATCCCGACGACCGGCGCCATCCGCGGCGGACCCGGGCGTCGGCGCTTCCGGACGCCGGCGTGATCGCGAGCCCGCTCATGAACCGGACCGCCGGATCC
This region includes:
- a CDS encoding ABC transporter permease; translation: MSGLAITPASGSADARVRRGWRRSSGFGAPEIVAAVVVLFLLGCALAPQLFATASPTAVDPRAAFSPPSLTHWFGTDESGRDVWSRVVHGAGTSLLIGVAATAIGLILGAVLATIAAVGGRIADFAVGRVLEVLFAFPGLLLALLVIVIAGPGPVTATIAVGLSTAPGYARLIRGQLLQVRSSDFVEAARVLGHGPARILFRHILPNAVAPLFVLATLGIGQAVVWASALSYLGLGAQPPAPEWGAMLAAARTYLATAWWLTAFPGLMIVATALSTTVLGRGLQRRSREDGR